In Haliscomenobacter hydrossis DSM 1100, the DNA window TGGATATGGTTAAACACAAAGTCCCGGTAGAAGCCCATTTCTTTCAAAACGGGGTGCATGGCAGTGGCTTCGCAATCGGCGATCCCATTTTGGGTGAATGGCCGAACCTGCTTTGGAACTGGATGCATACCAACGGATTCCTTTCTCCCAAAAAACGCCTGGCTTTAAATGGGCTGGTAAAATTGGATGGTAGTCCACTTTTAAGGGGAATTATCGTGCTCACGCCCCTGGATAATCCCCATGATCCTCCGGTCATCGTTTATATGACCAATACGGGCACTGGAGAGCTGGGCAGGTTTTCCATGCCCGCCGGACAGGGGCCGGTAAAGGGAAAATACAAAGTAGAAGTGCGCCAAGAAGCCACCCGCTGGACCAGCAATAGCCGCGATCCGTTTATGATCAACATGATGGCGAAACAAAGAGACAATTCCCTCACGGAGGCCGACTTGAAGGAATGGGGTGAGTTTTTGAGGAAGCGGAATTTGAATCCGAGTATTGATAATCAAAGAGTCTTTAGGAAACAAAGGCCGGGGGATGTGAAGGATTATGTGGTGGAGATCGTGGAGGGGAAGGAAGTGGTGATTGAGGTGTTTGGGAAGTGAGGGGATGTTTTGCTTGGAGAGCTTTAACGGCTTTGCCGTACTTTGACCAGTACTGAATTTGAGGTATGCTACAAAAGGAATCGGGGGGCAATTCCTGGGTACAGCGCCCAGGTTGGAATTGCAGGGCTGTTCTTGGCCATGTTGATTGTTTGGGAATGTTATGCCTGTACAAATTTAAGGAAAATTGCTGCATAAATCATTGCTTTATATTTTTGAGTAAGAAAATCTTATGATTCATTATGTCTCTTATTTGACAATTGAACGAATACTAGTGGTGAATAAATTTTAAATAGTCGGATACAACTTCTTGAGTTTGATTCGGGCTTTCTCAGTGGTGAATTGCCAATTTGCTCCTTTCCGGAGCTGATTTTGCGCAATCTCCCAAATTTTAACTGCTCCTTCCACCTCCTTTTTGCTTTTGAAGGGTTTGTCCAAAGCATCACGTCCCACCAAAGCAAATTGTATTTCTGCCATGTTTAACCATGACCCGTGTTTGGGGGTATACACAAAATCCATCCGATCCACGTAAGCTTTGGCCTGAGCAGGTGGAAATACTTTGTAAAAATTTTCTGGCTTGTGGGTGACAAAATTATCCATCACCCAGGTTACCTTTTTAGCTTCTTGGTATTGGGTATCCATTTGAGCGGCCATGAAATTTACCCAAGTCGTGGTCGTATGATCATCCTCAATGGTCATTTCCCGATGGCCAGCGAGAGGTTCGAATGCCACGAATAATTCCGCAACGCCCAAACGCACATATTCTGAATCTTGTAACCTACTTCCATCTGAGATCGTAATTTGCTTGTAGTCAATTATTTGCTTTGGAGACTCATCCATGCAAACTACTGGAAAGTCAGCGTCGTATGGTCTTTCGTAAACATCCAATACCTTTTCCATTTGGTACACAAAAGCAGCACTTGATTCTGCTGGTATCACGTATTGCGCTTTTTTGAAGGGCTTAAGTTCATTTTTTTTAACAATTTGCTGATCGACATTTTAGAGATCGATTCTACTATCTCTAATTCCACTAAGCAATCTGCCAACATTTGCAATTTCCACCGAGGCGCATCATTGGGTGGCGATTGACAAAGCAGCGCAATGAGATGCGCTTCCGCTCGCGCATCTATCTTTTTATCACTCCGCGTTTTTCTTTCTTTGGCTTCAAACAAAGACATCCCTTCATCACAGAATGCTTTTTTTACTCGCTCCACTGTTCTTGCCGTGCTCTGGTACCTGTCTGCTACGTCCGTCATTCGTGGTGGTTTTCTACCTTCACTTTCATCACTATTGAGTAAAATATGGCAATATTGGATGTGTTGGGCTTTGCGCTTGCCTGTCTTTATCCAATCCAGCAGCGTTTCCCGCTCTTTTTTACTCAGGTGTATTCTGTATCTTGCCTTCATTTTTTATAGCAAAAATACACAATTTCTAAAACTGCGACAACTTAGAATTTATCCACCACTAGTTGCAATTGTCTTTTTTTTCGGAAAATATTGGAATAATACCGATTCATATGAGAAATAAAAGATTTTCCCTTCCATTATCCAATAATCTTGATTTACGATGTAGTACTCGTAAAAGGTATCCTATTGATAAAGACGTATATGATGATCTCGATGAATTCCAACAAAATGAAAACCAAGAGCACTTCATAAATCAGTTTTTAAGTATAATTTATGGCATTTATATAATTGCCTTTTATTGTTCTCAAAAAGCTGATTCAAAGCATTTTGATTCTCAGGAAATAATTTTAAATTACTACCTGCGCAAACTTGAACGATTTGAAGAGCCTAGGCTTAAAATAGAATATGTTATTCTGGCTAAAGACATTAGGAACAAGCATTATACAACATTAAATATTAACCCTTATCTCATTACAACTATTGAGCGTGAACACCTTATTGCTTCAATGCACTTATTAGAGAGGATTTTACTAAAAGCTCAAACCTTTTCAAGTTCCGAACGAGAGAAATCTCTGGAACAACTATGGAAAAGGAATTTAGTAGCCCCAAAGGCAAAATCTATTCTCTTGTCTCTAAAGGGGAGTTAAACAAGGCTTTCAAAGCCATAATTGAACTATCCTCTGAACAACAGTATGTTCAGAGGACAATCATTTTATTGTCCTCTGAATATCATAGTACGAGGAGTGACTACCTTGCAGGAATCATAACAAGGAAACAATGGCTACGAGAACGCCAGGGAATCCTTTTGAGAATGCTTGAACTCCTTGAGGACATCGAAGCATCACCTTAATCATTTTCCTGACTAAACTCATTAGAGAATATGGTGTGGCTGCCAAAAGAAAACGCCCTCTGCTGAAAATAGATCATTAGTTCTATTATGGGTCCTTTGATTAAGAAGTGATCACTGGAGATTCTATAAACTTAGATATTAAACCCTGCATCATAATCCAGCCCCCCAAATCCATCCCTCGGAATCTTAACCGTATCCACGAAAGGCAAGTCCATTTTCTTGGCTACCTCGGCAAACACATGAGTGTCACTTGTTAGAACTGCATCGAGCTTACTTTTTATAGATAAGGCCGTAGCAAGAATTTTCAAATCATCAGACACCCATTGCCTACCCCAGGACACTCCAGATGTTGTTTTTTGCTTTATCAATTGGTTAACCTGGCCTACTGGGAGGTAATCGAGGATATGGCTATGAATCAACTCCGCTACATCGACTGTAAACTCTTCAAAAACTACATTTGAGCCACTAAAAGTAGTGATCAAATGGTGAGCCATTTTTGATGTAAGATCACTTTTGAGTATTTCTGAAATACTGATCGTTGAGATATGTATCCGGCACTTTTCATTTTGCGCACTTAGAAATTCAATTACATTCTGGATATTTTCGATTCTCTTCTTTTCTGTTGGATTTTTTGAAAACCGACTAGGGTCTTTCCAAAAATCAATTATCACAGATGTATCCAAAAAGACAGTACGCCAGCTTTTAATAGGTTTAATCGTCGATCTCATCTTCTATGCTTCTCAATTTTCTCATAAAATCGGGGGTGCTCTCAATATCATTGAAAAATCCTTCAGGGTTTGAAGCCTTAATTTCGGCGGCAAGTTCCGCAAAGGTTTTATCGGACAGTGGAGTAAAAGATTCTAGCTCAGCCTCTTTTACTTCATTGGTAAGGAAATCAATTTTTTTAGTGATTTTGAACCGAAGGCTTTGTTTCTTGAAGTATTGAATCAAAGCTTTCTCCTGGGCTTGAGTGACTTTAATCGAGTGATTAAATCCAGATACATGAATGCTCAAAACTGCTCTTTCAGCTAGGCTCCTGCTTCCAATGCTGGTAAGCACACCTACAATGCTTGTGCTGACGTAATAAAAGTCAGGCAGTTTGGGCATTTCAAAATCTGAGATGTAATCAACCTCCTCGTCGCTATCTGGGTTAAACGCCCACAATACAATCTTCCCCCCCTTCAAAACAACCTTCAATTTTGAAGCATAACTCAATTCACTTGCATTGAAATTGGAAAGATTGCCATTCTGAAGCTGGCGGTGAATTACTTGTAAGTGGCCGACTGTTTTTAAATCCTTGATTGACAGCACAGGGCCATATGATTCATGCCGAATATCTTTGATAATGATGTCTTCAGGATTGTCTACAGGCGTGGCTTTTAATAAGGCGTTCAGCAAATCCAATAACTCGCTCATTGGAATGCCACTTCCTTCATCGAACGGTTGCTCTCGGTTTTCAAACTTAAGGACATACCTGTTTTTGAGCATAACTTTTTGTTTCGATGACACAAAGATGACAAAAAAAATAATGCGCCGCTGTAATTTAACAATTCAATTCAGAAATTTGGTCGAAAAAGTTGTAAAATTTTACTTTCCAATTTCCCTTTCTTTTCAATTTCTTCCTTTGCCTTTCCTTCTTCCTTTTGAATAACCTCTTCAAATTCACCCATTCTTGCACTCCAAATCTAACATTATACATCTCAACAAATTTAATAGGTGTCAGTGGTTGTTATTGTTACGTTTAAAGTTTAGCTTTGTTATTAAAGCTGTTAATAATCAATCAACAATCAAGCCATGGACCTTAAGACAATAGAAAAATACCTTAAATCCCCACTTGACACCATAATTGGAGGTTTCACTTCTGAAATAAAACAGGTAGTATCAAACCGGATATTAGAGTATCAATTTGAGGAATATAACAGAAACTTATATTCAAAAACAATACTTCATAGAGCAAACCCTAAAAAATTAAATGACTTTTATCAGCCATTGTTTCTAAAAAAATATCAGGAAAAGGTTGATAATCGAATCCCCACCGATTCTGTCGAGAAGTTATTCAAAGAGAATCAGTATTTGACTATTATTGGTAATGCGGGAAGTGGAAAAAGCACTTTAATTAAATTTCTTTTTATTAACTGTATTGATGAACAATATAAAATACCTATAAAAATTGAGCTGAGGTATTTAAATGACTTTAAAGGAGATTTAATTAACTACATTAGAGAGAATATTTTTAAGTTTCAAGGCCTAGCCACTGACATAAATATTATTGATAGGCTACTGGAATCCGGGAAATTTCTATTTTTCTTAGATGGATATGACGAGCTAAACATTTCCATCAAAGAAGAAACTACAAAAAGAATTGACGATTTAGTAAGCAGATTTAATAAAAATAATTACATCATAACTTCCAGGCCTCATACAGGAATAGAGCTCCTGCCTTCATTCCACAATTATATTGTATCTGATTTAAGAGATTACGAGATTGAATCATTTGTGACAAAACAAATACCTGGCACAGAGATAGAATTAAAGAATAAAATAATTGAGGCAATTAAAAAACCTGAAAACTCACAATATGATACCTATTTACGAAACCCTCTTTTACTCTCAATGTTCATTTTAACTTTCCAATCATATGCCAATATTCCTCAAAAGAAGACTGTTTTTTATCGCCAAGTCTTTGATACTTTATTCTACTTACACGATAGTATATCAAAGTTAGCGTATGTTCGAGAAAAAGAAAGTGGTCTCTCTAAAGAAGAGTTCGAAGAAATATTAAAAATATTCTCGTTTATTTCGTTTTTTGAAGAAAAATTCATTTTTGACATAGAATATTTAGATAAAACCTTCAACAAGATAAAATCTAAAAAGTTAACCGTAGCATTTGATAATCAAAAATTAATAAATGACTTGAACATAGCTATTGGGATATTGAATAAAGAGGGGTTAGATTATGTTTTTCCACATCGGTCATTACAAGAATATTTCGCTGCTTTGTATGTATCAACACTAAATACTAAAAACAGAGAAATGGTGTATGATAAATTTTTAGACACGCTGAAGGCTGTGAGCTCCGGAATCTTTTTTAATAGAGCAAATTTTTATTCCTTATTAAATGAATTAGACAATATCGGCGTTTTGGCTAAATTAATAATACCATTCTACAAAGATATTTTAACAAGAATAGATAATTCTATGGATTCTAACGATATTGGATTTGTCCAAGTCGCTTCGGTTTTTTATAATGTTGTAACTTTATTTATGGATATTGAAACTGAATTTGTAGATTTCCACAAAACATGGAGAAGAGTTCTTGAAGAGGTAGAAAAGAAACAGCCAAAGGACATTCAAATACTAACTAATCAGGAAAATCTTAAAAAGTTTCATGACGAGGTCGTTGTAAAAATAGGGATTGAATACATGAAGCCATGCCTCCTTAAATTGAAGCCTCTTTTGTCCCAAAAGATTAACGACCTAGAGCAATTGTTAGTTTCTATTGACAAGAGTGATGAAGATATAATTGGTCTAATTCGATTTGATGAACTACCTCCATTTATCCTTCCCGAGTAGAAAAAATAATCACCTCCCTTTTGTCCTCTCTAGCCTTGTTCATTTTTTTAAAAGTAGATATACATGATCGTCATGAATTACCATTTCTATTGATTCCCCTTGATCTTTATCAAACCATTTATCATCTTCTTGTCGAATCATTTCTTTATCAAATTTTTTTCTAATTTTTAAATCAGTCCCTCCACCCACGTACAAGGCTCGACACAAGAGGCGATTTTTATATCCAATTTTATATTGGGGGTGCGCCTCTACTAAATCTACATAATCCGTATATTCACTTATTAAATTAGTCGTACGAGTGAGTAATTTATCAACCTCTGTAAATAATTTCTCTAATTCATAGAAATCAATTTTTTTTTCAAACTCAAGACTTTTTTCAACAAATTCACTTTTATTATCCAATTTATTTGCATACCTATATGTTTCAGTTCCTTTTTCCAATACAACAATTATTTTTTCCAATTCTCCATATAATTTGTTGAATCCTGCCTTTATATCATTCTCTACTCCTAATTTTTTGCATGTTTTGTTAAATTGTGAATTAAACTCTTTTGATAAACCTTTTAAATTATGAGATTTAACTAAAATCATCCAATCATTAAAAGCTGTTAGCAACTTTGATTGACTGTATTTTTTTAGGTGCATTATATTCTCTTTCAATCCTAACTCTATTGCATGAGACATGGTAAATAATAAAGGAATTGCAATTACTTCGAATTTCTGCTTCGTTTTTGGGTACTCCTTATAAACGAAATCAACCATATCCGTGTATTGCCCCCAAATTCTTGAGTCTGAATTTATATATCCAATCCATGCCTTATAATTTTCCCTTTGTCTTTTGTCCATGATAGTTTTGATTTTATTCTGTTGTTATAGGAGGTGGAGAGGGTACTTTTGGTTCTGTTAGCCTTAAATTAATTTGCGAAATTATTTTTTGGGCAGCAGCCCCCGCTAGTCCAAGTCTTCCCCATTCACTGCTCATCATCTTGAAATTTGCGAATCAACTATTTAAAACTCCCAATAAATCCTCCTTCCATCAAAAGCTTACGTTCCAAAATTCGCTCCACTTCATTGAACTTGAAAATTTTGATGGTTGCCTCCCCAATGATTGTATGGTGATGAATCATGCCTTCTATCAACTCAAAATGGTCAAGCCACTGGTCAGTACGAGGGTTGAAAAAGCGGATGATGGTTTCGGGGTTGTTCAAAAAAGTACCCAAGTCGGTTCCTTTATTTGAATTGCAAATGCCGCAGCAGTAAGCCAGATTATCAAGGTGAGTAATCCCTCCGTGCTTAAGACTGATCACATGGTCAATATGGAAAGTGAATAAGGAAAAGCGTTCCGGCATTAAGCAGTATTCACAACAACCATTAGCTCTTTGAGCGATAGCCTCACGTTGCCACTTAGAAATGTACTCACTCATTGCGCCATCTGAATCGCAGCGCGTATTTTAACCAAGCGGAAAATATGCTCCAACATAAAATAATGTTCCAGCTCCGATGCCTCTTCGGCACTGAGCGTTTGCTCCTTTTTTTTCCATACCAGGTCATCAAAACGATGTTGGGTCGCTTCG includes these proteins:
- a CDS encoding IS630 family transposase, with product MIPAESSAAFVYQMEKVLDVYERPYDADFPVVCMDESPKQIIDYKQITISDGSRLQDSEYVRLGVAELFVAFEPLAGHREMTIEDDHTTTTWVNFMAAQMDTQYQEAKKVTWVMDNFVTHKPENFYKVFPPAQAKAYVDRMDFVYTPKHGSWLNMAEIQFALVGRDALDKPFKSKKEVEGAVKIWEIAQNQLRKGANWQFTTEKARIKLKKLYPTI
- a CDS encoding helix-turn-helix domain-containing protein, which gives rise to MKARYRIHLSKKERETLLDWIKTGKRKAQHIQYCHILLNSDESEGRKPPRMTDVADRYQSTARTVERVKKAFCDEGMSLFEAKERKTRSDKKIDARAEAHLIALLCQSPPNDAPRWKLQMLADCLVELEIVESISKMSISKLLKKMNLSPSKKRNT
- a CDS encoding HNH endonuclease — encoded protein: MSEYISKWQREAIAQRANGCCEYCLMPERFSLFTFHIDHVISLKHGGITHLDNLAYCCGICNSNKGTDLGTFLNNPETIIRFFNPRTDQWLDHFELIEGMIHHHTIIGEATIKIFKFNEVERILERKLLMEGGFIGSFK
- a CDS encoding NACHT domain-containing protein, which gives rise to MDLKTIEKYLKSPLDTIIGGFTSEIKQVVSNRILEYQFEEYNRNLYSKTILHRANPKKLNDFYQPLFLKKYQEKVDNRIPTDSVEKLFKENQYLTIIGNAGSGKSTLIKFLFINCIDEQYKIPIKIELRYLNDFKGDLINYIRENIFKFQGLATDINIIDRLLESGKFLFFLDGYDELNISIKEETTKRIDDLVSRFNKNNYIITSRPHTGIELLPSFHNYIVSDLRDYEIESFVTKQIPGTEIELKNKIIEAIKKPENSQYDTYLRNPLLLSMFILTFQSYANIPQKKTVFYRQVFDTLFYLHDSISKLAYVREKESGLSKEEFEEILKIFSFISFFEEKFIFDIEYLDKTFNKIKSKKLTVAFDNQKLINDLNIAIGILNKEGLDYVFPHRSLQEYFAALYVSTLNTKNREMVYDKFLDTLKAVSSGIFFNRANFYSLLNELDNIGVLAKLIIPFYKDILTRIDNSMDSNDIGFVQVASVFYNVVTLFMDIETEFVDFHKTWRRVLEEVEKKQPKDIQILTNQENLKKFHDEVVVKIGIEYMKPCLLKLKPLLSQKINDLEQLLVSIDKSDEDIIGLIRFDELPPFILPE
- a CDS encoding type II toxin-antitoxin system VapC family toxin; this encodes MRSTIKPIKSWRTVFLDTSVIIDFWKDPSRFSKNPTEKKRIENIQNVIEFLSAQNEKCRIHISTISISEILKSDLTSKMAHHLITTFSGSNVVFEEFTVDVAELIHSHILDYLPVGQVNQLIKQKTTSGVSWGRQWVSDDLKILATALSIKSKLDAVLTSDTHVFAEVAKKMDLPFVDTVKIPRDGFGGLDYDAGFNI